The genomic interval GCGTTTGGATAAACTTACACCACGATTGGACTAACCCACCGATCCCGCGTTAGCGATATCGCTTCTATATCTACAATCATCAGCAGACGACCCCGATCTTCATATAATCCACGCAAGAAAGGAGCTAATTCTTCACTAACCTCTTGTGCCGATACAATGCGATCGGTATTCAGGTGTACCACTCCTTCTACAAAGGAAACCGCCAATCCCATCCGCATCGGTAATAGTCTTACATCGTTAGGATCGGGAGCTTCCACTACTAGAATACGACAGTCGGGCGAATGCCAATCAACTGTACCGGGCTGGTGCGGCGGCAATATTTTTAAGCGACCGGACAAGCCACGATCTTTTATACCGATAAAATGACCGAAATCCATTACTGCTATAATTTCACCCCGCAGGTTGGTTATTCCCAGCACAAAAGGGAGAGTGTTCGGTACGGGTGTAATGAGTTGTTGATTAAAAAAAAGTACTTCTCGAACTGAAGCCAGAGCGAGAGCAAACAAGCTTTTATCTTGACCAAAAATAATGAATTTAGTCATCGATCGTTAGCCATTGCTAAGACAGTATGTTCTTTTTTTGCTTGGATTTTGATGTAATTTATTGGCTATTACCAATCTTTTTTCCCAAAATAACCACCAAATATTAACTATTAGTTATTACCCATTAGCTTTTTAACGATGTTGATTAATTGTTGCGGGTCAAAAGGTTTAGTGATATAGGCATCTGCTCCCATATCCATGCCCCAAATTTTGTCAATTTCAGTATTTTTTTGGGAGCAAAATACCACTGGTAAGTGTTTGGTTTTTGGGTTTT from Aerosakkonema funiforme FACHB-1375 carries:
- a CDS encoding chemotaxis protein CheW; translated protein: MTKFIIFGQDKSLFALALASVREVLFFNQQLITPVPNTLPFVLGITNLRGEIIAVMDFGHFIGIKDRGLSGRLKILPPHQPGTVDWHSPDCRILVVEAPDPNDVRLLPMRMGLAVSFVEGVVHLNTDRIVSAQEVSEELAPFLRGLYEDRGRLLMIVDIEAISLTRDRWVSPIVV